One Chlorobaculum limnaeum genomic window carries:
- a CDS encoding dihydroorotase yields MSTLFLNARLLNPAENLDTIGSMKIGDDGLIEAVATGDEPIPAQPGDRVIDLAGKVLAPGLFDMHCHFREPGQEYKETLETGSAAAVAGGFTGVALMPNTRPVIDSPLGVAYIRHHSAGLPIDLEVIGAMTAESKGEALAPYGKYASYGVKAVSDDGTAIQSSQIMRLAIEYAANFDLLLIQHAEDKHLTAGGVMNDGAVSAMLGLKGIPEVAEPIMIARDLQLVAWLKKHKLNGAIAEPRYHVAHISTAASVELVRKAKAAGLKVSCEVTPHHFTLSEHDLADAVEKGNFIMKPPLASEENRAALVEGLRDGTIDAIATDHAPHARHEKECPPDQAAFGIIGLETSLGLTITELVEKGVVTLSRAIELLSTNPRRIMGLETILFQPGQKANLAIIDPALEWTVSEADFGSKSRNTPFMGRTLKGKALGIFHNGKLTMR; encoded by the coding sequence ATGAGCACTCTTTTTCTGAACGCAAGACTCCTGAATCCCGCTGAAAATCTCGATACCATCGGCTCGATGAAGATCGGCGACGACGGCCTCATCGAAGCGGTCGCGACTGGCGACGAACCGATTCCGGCGCAACCGGGCGACCGCGTCATCGATCTCGCGGGCAAGGTGCTCGCGCCCGGCCTTTTCGACATGCACTGCCACTTCCGCGAGCCGGGCCAGGAGTACAAGGAGACGCTCGAAACCGGTTCCGCCGCCGCCGTGGCTGGCGGGTTCACCGGCGTGGCGCTCATGCCAAACACCCGCCCGGTCATCGACAGCCCGCTCGGCGTGGCCTACATCCGCCACCACAGCGCCGGATTGCCGATCGATCTCGAAGTGATCGGCGCCATGACCGCCGAAAGCAAGGGCGAAGCGCTCGCGCCCTACGGCAAATATGCGTCGTACGGCGTGAAGGCGGTGTCTGACGACGGCACGGCGATCCAGAGTTCGCAGATCATGCGGCTCGCCATCGAGTACGCGGCCAACTTCGACCTGCTCCTGATCCAGCACGCCGAAGACAAGCATCTTACCGCTGGCGGCGTCATGAACGACGGCGCGGTATCGGCCATGCTCGGCCTGAAAGGCATTCCCGAAGTGGCTGAGCCGATCATGATCGCCCGTGACCTGCAACTCGTCGCCTGGCTGAAAAAGCACAAGCTGAACGGCGCGATAGCCGAGCCGCGCTACCACGTGGCGCACATCAGCACCGCCGCGTCGGTCGAGCTGGTGCGCAAGGCCAAAGCCGCCGGGCTGAAGGTCTCCTGCGAAGTGACGCCACACCACTTCACTTTGAGCGAGCACGACCTGGCGGATGCGGTCGAAAAGGGCAACTTCATCATGAAACCGCCGCTCGCCTCGGAGGAGAACCGCGCGGCGCTCGTCGAGGGGCTGCGGGACGGCACCATCGACGCCATCGCCACCGACCACGCGCCTCACGCCCGGCACGAAAAGGAGTGCCCGCCCGACCAGGCGGCCTTCGGCATCATTGGCCTCGAAACCTCGCTCGGCCTGACGATTACCGAGCTGGTCGAAAAAGGGGTCGTCACCCTGTCGCGAGCCATCGAGCTGCTTTCGACCAACCCGCGCCGCATCATGGGCCTCGAAACGATCCTCTTCCAGCCGGGCCAAAAAGCCAACCTCGCGATCATCGATCCCGCCCTCGAGTGGACGGTCAGCGAGGCCGATTTTGGCTCGAAGTCACGAAACACCCCGTTCATGGGCCGCACGCTCAAAGGCAAAGCGCTGGGCATCTTCCACAACGGCAAGTTGACGATGCGGTGA
- a CDS encoding pentapeptide repeat-containing protein, with amino-acid sequence MNKKEPNTDRQTGAVNPQTKTAEALELLLRSVPEWNRYRKAHPDEVVEFNKRDFRELDLSEADLSGASFKAANFSGANLSKALFRDAKLNGANFAGADLRQTDFSNADISGANLVRADISGAILEGANLSMTDLNHANLKGAILTQSKLNCANLNECDMREALLSWADLSGVALSMANIGEADLHDTMLDDADLIGADLHDADLHEANLHDADLRDANLHHANLHDADLSEADLSEADLSDADLSEANFGDARLRWTNLKGANLSGADFSMANLSGANLTGANLSGVDFAGANLCDANLGGANLCLANFRSAELNMANLAESETFHTSFMNLDLRKVKGLDAITHRGPSEVSISTVYRSQGQLSDVFMRGCGLPESMIEHVRAISGQPFDYLSCIISHSMRDRNFVERLYADLQSQGIRCWLCPDTLKSDRYIDGHIDRTTQCCEKMLVIVSDAGMKGEWMKNTVINGVRRESREGQRLLFPVSLVKESKLDEWDLTDQESGRNLGRELRKNFIPTFYGWEHDNDLYSRELNQLVFALKSIEPGRSCQL; translated from the coding sequence ATGAACAAAAAAGAGCCAAACACTGACCGGCAAACCGGAGCCGTGAATCCGCAGACGAAAACCGCAGAGGCTCTTGAACTGTTGCTCAGATCGGTGCCGGAGTGGAATCGCTACCGCAAAGCGCATCCCGATGAAGTCGTGGAGTTCAACAAGCGAGACTTCAGGGAACTCGATCTCTCAGAAGCCGACCTCAGCGGCGCGAGCTTCAAGGCGGCCAATTTCAGCGGCGCGAACCTCAGCAAGGCGCTATTCCGCGACGCGAAACTGAACGGCGCTAACTTCGCGGGTGCTGATTTGCGGCAGACCGATTTTTCCAATGCTGACATCAGCGGTGCAAATCTGGTGCGGGCCGACATCAGCGGCGCTATTCTGGAGGGGGCGAACCTTTCGATGACCGACCTCAATCATGCCAACCTGAAGGGGGCGATTCTCACCCAGTCGAAACTCAACTGCGCCAACCTCAACGAGTGCGACATGCGCGAGGCGCTCCTGAGCTGGGCCGATCTTTCTGGCGTGGCGTTGAGCATGGCGAATATTGGCGAGGCTGATCTTCACGACACGATGCTCGATGATGCCGATCTTATCGGCGCGGATCTGCACGATGCCGATCTCCATGAGGCCAATCTGCACGATGCCGATCTCAGGGACGCGAACCTCCATCACGCCAATCTTCACGATGCCGATCTGAGCGAGGCTGACCTGAGCGAGGCTGACCTGAGTGACGCCGATCTCAGCGAGGCCAATTTTGGAGATGCCCGCCTCCGCTGGACCAACCTGAAGGGGGCGAACCTGAGCGGCGCGGATTTCAGCATGGCGAACCTGAGCGGCGCGAATCTGACAGGTGCCAATCTCAGCGGCGTTGACTTTGCGGGTGCGAATCTTTGCGACGCTAACCTCGGTGGCGCGAATCTCTGCCTTGCCAATTTCAGGAGCGCGGAGCTGAACATGGCCAATCTCGCCGAGTCGGAGACCTTTCACACCAGCTTCATGAATCTCGATCTCCGGAAGGTCAAAGGACTCGACGCCATCACTCACCGGGGGCCGTCGGAGGTCAGCATCAGCACTGTTTACCGCTCGCAGGGTCAGCTCTCCGACGTGTTCATGCGCGGCTGCGGCCTGCCCGAAAGCATGATCGAGCATGTTCGCGCCATCTCCGGCCAGCCGTTCGATTATCTTTCGTGCATCATCAGCCACAGCATGCGTGACAGGAATTTTGTCGAGCGTCTTTACGCCGATTTGCAATCGCAGGGAATCAGGTGCTGGCTTTGCCCGGACACGCTCAAAAGCGACCGCTATATCGATGGGCATATCGACCGCACGACCCAGTGCTGCGAAAAGATGCTGGTGATCGTTTCCGATGCCGGCATGAAAGGAGAGTGGATGAAAAACACGGTGATCAACGGCGTGCGGCGAGAGTCTCGGGAGGGGCAGCGCCTGCTCTTTCCGGTCAGCCTGGTCAAGGAGAGCAAGCTCGACGAGTGGGATTTGACCGATCAGGAGAGCGGACGGAATCTCGGCAGGGAGCTGAGGAAAAACTTCATTCCGACATTTTACGGTTGGGAGCATGACAACGATCTCTACAGCAGGGAGCTGAACCAGCTTGTCTTCGCATTGAAATCAATCGAGCCGGGCCGTTCATGCCAGTTGTGA
- a CDS encoding PolC-type DNA polymerase III: protein MIELVRKIQVSMRCRKGLLPESICRYVSLFDHPLQRNTPLEEVRFVIFDTETSGFDLVRDRILSIGAVAMNGSKIDVADSFEVLLRQEAIGGKEAVSVHGILKRDLNQGLEEDEAVCRFLDYLGNGVIVAHHADFDIAMVGRVLSRRYGIKLFNEALDTASFAKRLEKGPYYNLAHKSGEYRLDNLCERYGICLYDRHTAPGDAYLTAQLFQRLLAVGRKAGIDTLGKLLLK, encoded by the coding sequence GTGATTGAACTCGTCCGCAAAATCCAGGTGTCGATGCGTTGCCGCAAAGGCCTGCTGCCTGAGAGCATTTGCCGGTATGTCAGTCTGTTCGACCACCCGTTACAGCGCAATACACCGCTTGAGGAGGTGCGTTTCGTCATTTTCGATACCGAAACCAGCGGTTTCGATCTTGTCAGGGACAGAATACTTTCGATCGGCGCCGTGGCCATGAACGGGTCGAAGATCGATGTCGCCGACTCGTTCGAGGTGCTGCTTCGTCAGGAGGCGATTGGCGGCAAGGAGGCGGTCAGTGTGCATGGTATCCTGAAGCGGGATCTCAATCAGGGGCTGGAGGAGGACGAGGCGGTCTGCCGTTTTCTCGATTATCTCGGCAACGGGGTGATTGTGGCGCATCACGCCGATTTCGATATCGCCATGGTTGGCCGGGTGCTCTCGCGGCGATACGGCATCAAGCTGTTCAACGAAGCGCTCGATACGGCGAGTTTCGCCAAGCGGCTCGAAAAAGGGCCGTACTACAATCTCGCGCACAAGAGCGGAGAGTACCGGCTCGACAACCTCTGCGAACGTTACGGCATCTGTCTTTACGACCGCCACACCGCTCCTGGTGACGCCTACCTCACGGCCCAACTCTTCCAGCGTCTGCTCGCCGTCGGGCGAAAAGCGGGCATCGACACGCTTGGAAAGTTATTGCTGAAGTGA
- a CDS encoding fumarylacetoacetate hydrolase family protein, translated as MKTFSDLSKPALPLSIYCVGKNYPDHAREMASWEPEKPALPPEEEPIIFMKPGTALSADDHTSIPRFEGRPVSTSLHYEGELVLLVGADADCVELADAPAFIAGYAAGLDMTLRDVQLEAKKAGNPWLKCKGFRRSALVSEFIAPESAGAWEELAISLRLNGERKQLSKVAKMSFSPAYLVHYLSYIYGLRAGDMIFTGTPAGVGSVRPGDRLDVSLETGGGESQPLTLVSLQATVS; from the coding sequence ATGAAAACGTTTTCGGATTTGTCGAAACCTGCGCTCCCCCTCTCGATTTACTGCGTCGGCAAAAACTACCCGGATCACGCCAGAGAGATGGCTTCGTGGGAGCCGGAGAAGCCCGCGCTTCCGCCTGAAGAGGAGCCGATCATCTTCATGAAACCCGGCACGGCCCTTTCGGCGGACGACCACACCTCGATTCCCCGCTTCGAAGGGCGACCGGTGAGCACGAGCCTCCATTACGAAGGCGAGCTGGTGCTCCTCGTCGGCGCGGATGCCGACTGCGTGGAGCTTGCCGATGCTCCGGCGTTCATCGCCGGGTACGCCGCGGGACTCGACATGACCTTGCGCGATGTGCAGCTCGAAGCGAAAAAAGCCGGAAATCCGTGGCTGAAATGCAAGGGGTTCCGCCGGAGCGCGCTCGTTTCGGAGTTCATCGCTCCGGAGTCGGCAGGCGCGTGGGAGGAGCTCGCCATTTCGCTCCGGCTGAACGGCGAGCGAAAGCAGCTCTCGAAGGTTGCGAAAATGAGCTTTTCGCCCGCCTATCTCGTGCACTATTTGTCGTATATTTACGGGCTGCGAGCCGGAGATATGATCTTTACCGGCACTCCGGCGGGCGTCGGCAGCGTCCGGCCCGGCGACCGTCTCGACGTTTCGCTCGAAACCGGAGGCGGCGAATCGCAGCCTTTGACATTGGTATCGCTCCAGGCGACTGTTTCCTGA
- a CDS encoding class I SAM-dependent methyltransferase, translating to MSDHLTHSRDENAREWFEEWFDHPLYLKVYHHRDAEEADRCVRTILALTGIDPDRQPAPSVLDVACGAGRHAHAFARAGLGVTANDLSPFLLDQAKEQAATEGIEMEFSRQDMRTIRFERRFDLVAQLFSSFGYFETAGEDHQVIASVAALLQPGGCYVLDLINPAQLKHNFKPRTERNAGTLSIIEERTLSESHVTKRITLREESGKEHSFSESVRLYSLDDAVAMLESGGFTVERVVGDYDGGPFDTATSPRMMLFARKSAEA from the coding sequence ATGAGCGATCACCTGACTCATTCCCGGGATGAAAACGCCCGGGAGTGGTTTGAAGAGTGGTTCGACCATCCCCTCTATCTCAAGGTTTATCATCACCGCGACGCCGAAGAGGCCGACCGCTGCGTGCGGACGATTCTCGCGCTGACCGGCATCGATCCGGATCGACAGCCTGCGCCCTCCGTGCTCGACGTCGCCTGCGGCGCTGGCCGCCATGCGCACGCCTTCGCCCGCGCGGGACTCGGCGTGACCGCCAACGACCTCTCCCCCTTCCTGCTCGACCAGGCCAAAGAACAGGCCGCGACGGAGGGAATCGAGATGGAGTTCAGCCGTCAGGACATGCGGACGATCCGCTTCGAGCGCCGCTTCGACCTTGTCGCCCAGCTCTTTTCAAGCTTCGGCTATTTCGAAACCGCCGGGGAAGATCATCAGGTCATCGCCAGCGTCGCCGCATTGCTCCAGCCCGGCGGCTGTTACGTGCTCGACCTCATCAATCCCGCGCAACTGAAGCACAACTTCAAGCCGCGCACCGAACGCAACGCCGGAACGCTCTCGATCATCGAAGAGCGCACGCTCTCGGAAAGTCATGTGACCAAACGGATTACCTTGCGCGAGGAGAGTGGAAAAGAGCACTCATTCTCGGAATCAGTGCGGCTCTACAGCCTCGACGACGCCGTCGCGATGCTCGAATCGGGCGGATTTACCGTTGAACGAGTGGTCGGCGACTACGACGGCGGCCCATTCGACACCGCCACCTCACCGAGGATGATGCTTTTTGCCCGCAAGTCGGCAGAAGCGTGA